From the genome of Anopheles merus strain MAF chromosome X, AmerM5.1, whole genome shotgun sequence, one region includes:
- the LOC121600574 gene encoding centrosomal protein of 162 kDa isoform X2 — protein MSAQLNGLGGRWSGSKARTKHEPATQSAAPGGDSEESSLDEFLEHELLCWLNEDKPIGQEVATLRPELYGELHQLLGVATEADNRCVEEILAEAERLMLQDGGSELPVAAGDQSPVGWGELLLPPPPAPPPPMTTKWDENGPPFHRPQRIASPACVKVLELTGSAHCNGTGERRQQPAEPTKLSNNRIRSPPENSPPPTPPPPAQQPSTPTTPTQRRHIDQPTAIKAKVRLERIEPTHHSKQTATESSPVVPYRARHTCDRSTQPSPDDAPDDRCASWAKERLLEGQITELQERLKDTEERYHSLKLQYDTLSQVHRTLRENYGTLQEESEKLQFDIQHLTKCADVLRSELQSARCDRDSAIELQKILQSELDESRRERKKLQDGGEKDTKTIQDLQRQCREMERILMRKNPDSISALIVASKSPTGKPEPDGSNSTTCRLLEQRIAQLEADARKQDAKAQGILADVQARFNSVQAKYETHIADLEMQVLSLQEINSKLNEKIIRQMEELASIGSHAGTVNGSTASFTQTDAAVEGEEEEEEEPRDRKREAANAKVRSILVQTDVTGEAATAATATVVVPAVRQPSAKRAQAQGKEDAHLLATIRGMRVDLAIKEKAVQRLTREVEECKKTIKKLQKKKEPGPVGAGNGGGGGGGGGRGADSSGRSPVKVRSKPESGGECGAGPEPGALRDAQSKVKLLELDYKALQEKRLQDLKTLQAAHEKELASCHESIRFLQQRLAESEEELLLQRKDSKHRPNHGTDYYGLKAKVAYLERRHTEREQRLLMLVEALSK, from the exons ATGTCCGCGCAGCTGAACGGTCTCGGCGGACGGTGGTCCGGAAGTAAGGCGCGAACGAAGCACGAGCCCGCGACGCAATCAGCAGCACCGGGCGGCGACAGCGAGGAATCCTCGCTGGACGAGTTTCTCGAGCACGAGCTGCTCTGCTGGCTGAACGAGGACAAACCGATCGGGCAGGAGGTGGCCACGCTGCGGCCGGAACTGTACGGCGAGCTGCACCAGCTGCTCGGCGTCGCTACCGAGGCGGACAATCGGTGCGTCGAGGAGATACTGGCGGAAGCGGAACGGTTGATGCTGCAGGACGGTGGGTCGGAGCTGCCAGTCGCTGCCGGCGACCAGTCACCGGTCGGGTGGGGCGAACTGCTGCTCCCGCCGCCACcagcgccaccgccaccaatGACGACGAAGTGGGATGAGAACGGGCCGCCGTTCCATCGGCCCCAGCGGATCGCGAGTCCAGCTTGTGTGAAG GTGCTAGAATTAACCGGATCGGCCCATTGCAATGGCACTGGAGAGCGTAGACAGCAACCCGCGGAGCCGACCAAACTATCCAATAATCGGATACGGTCCCCGCCGGAGaactcaccaccaccaacaccaccaccaccagcacaacAACCATCAACTCCTACCACGCCCACACAGCGGCGACACATCGATCAACCGACAGCAATCAAAGCGAAGGTTAGGCTCGAGCGCATCGAACCGACGCACCACTCGAAACAGACGGCAACGGAGTCGTCGCCGGTCGTGCCGTACCGTGCCCGGCACACGTGCGACCGCTCCACGCAACCGTCACCGGACGACGCGCCGGACGATCGGTGCGCGAGCTGGGCCAAGGAGCGGCTGCTCGAGGGGCAAATAACCGAGCTGCAGGAGCGCCTGAAGGATACGGAGGAGCGGTACCACAGCCTGAAGCTCCAGTACGACACGCTGTCCCAGGTGCACCGGACGCTGCGCGAAAACTACGGCACGCTGCAGGAGGAAAGCGAAAAGCTGCAGTTCGACATCCAGCACCTGACCAAGTGTGCCGACGTGTTGCG ATCCGAGCTGCAATCCGCCCGCTGCGATCGGGATTCCGCCATCGAGCTGCAGAAAATACTGCAGTCCGAGCTGGACGAATCCCGCCGGGAGCGCAAAAAGCTGCAGGACGGCGGCGAGAAGGACACGAAAACGATACAGGACCTGCAGCGCCAGTGCCGCGAGATGGAGCGGATACTGATGCGCAAAAATCCCGACTCCATATCCGCCTTAATCG TGGCCAGCAAATCGCCGACGGGCAAGCCGGAACCGGACGGCTCGAACTCGACCACCTGCCGGCTGCTGGAGCAGCGGATCGCCCAGCTCGAGGCGGACGCGCGGAAGCAGGACGCGAAGGCGCAAGGTATACTGGCCGACGTGCAGGCCCGCTTTAACTCGGTGCAGGCAAAGTACGAAACGCACATAGCCGATCTCGAGATGCAGGTGCTCAGCCTGCAGGAGATCAACTCGAAGCTGAACGAGAAGATCATCCGCCAGATGGAGGAGCTGGCCAGCATCGGCAGCCATGCCGGCACCGTCAACGGCAGCACCGCTAGCTTTACGCAAACAGACGCAGCAGTGGAgggagaggaggaggaggaggaggagccgAGAGACCGCAAGCGCGAGGCTGCCAATGCTAAAGTACGCTCTATTTTAGTGCAGACGGATGTGACGGGAGAGGCGGCCACagcggcaacggcaacggtggtggtgccggCGGTGCGCCAACCGTCCGCCAAGCGGGCCCAGGCCCAGGGCAAGGAGGACGCCCATCTGCTCGCCACCATACGCGGCATGCGGGTCGATCTGGCCATCAAGGAGAAGGCGGTCCAGCGGCTGACGCGCGAGGTCGAGGAGTGCAAGAAGACGATCAAGAAGCTGCAGAAAAAGAAGGAACCCGGACCGGTCGGCGCGGGCaatggcggcggtggcggcggtggcggcggccggGGCGCCGACAGTAGTGGCCGGTCGCCGGTGAAGGTGCGCAGCAAGCCGGAGAGCGGTGGCGAGTGCGGTGCCGGTCCCGAGCCCGGTGCGCTCCGCGATGCGCAGTCCAAGGTGAagctgctcgagctggacTACAAGGCGCTGCAGGAGAAGCGGCTACAGGAC CTGAAAACGCTACAGGCCGCACACGAGAAGGAGCTGGCGTCCTGCCACGAATCGATACGCTTTCTGCAGCAGCGGCTGGCGGAAAGCGAggaggagctgctgctgcagcggaaGGACAGCAAGCACCGGCCGAACCACGGCACCGATTACTACGGACTGAAGGCAAAG GTCGCATATTTAGAACGACGCCATACCGAGCGCGAGCAACGACTTCTTATGTTGGTAGAAGCGTTAAGCAAATAA
- the LOC121600574 gene encoding BICD family-like cargo adapter 1 isoform X1 has product MSAQLNGLGGRWSGSKARTKHEPATQSAAPGGDSEESSLDEFLEHELLCWLNEDKPIGQEVATLRPELYGELHQLLGVATEADNRCVEEILAEAERLMLQDGGSELPVAAGDQSPVGWGELLLPPPPAPPPPMTTKWDENGPPFHRPQRIASPACVKVLELTGSAHCNGTGERRQQPAEPTKLSNNRIRSPPENSPPPTPPPPAQQPSTPTTPTQRRHIDQPTAIKAKVRLERIEPTHHSKQTATESSPVVPYRARHTCDRSTQPSPDDAPDDRCASWAKERLLEGQITELQERLKDTEERYHSLKLQYDTLSQVHRTLRENYGTLQEESEKLQFDIQHLTKCADVLRSELQSARCDRDSAIELQKILQSELDESRRERKKLQDGGEKDTKTIQDLQRQCREMERILMRKNPDSISALIVASKSPTGKPEPDGSNSTTCRLLEQRIAQLEADARKQDAKAQGILADVQARFNSVQAKYETHIADLEMQVLSLQEINSKLNEKIIRQMEELASIGSHAGTVNGSTASFTQTDAAVEGEEEEEEEPRDRKREAANAKVRSILVQTDVTGEAATAATATVVVPAVRQPSAKRAQAQGKEDAHLLATIRGMRVDLAIKEKAVQRLTREVEECKKTIKKLQKKKEPGPVGAGNGGGGGGGGGRGADSSGRSPVKVRSKPESGGECGAGPEPGALRDAQSKVKLLELDYKALQEKRLQDLKTLQAAHEKELASCHESIRFLQQRLAESEEELLLQRKDSKHRPNHGTDYYGLKAKRMRPLKRAVAPRVGRLATARYGWHPAGRTNTSGRSAAALVHLLANEFHCTKSKLLLGDDGHRQ; this is encoded by the exons ATGTCCGCGCAGCTGAACGGTCTCGGCGGACGGTGGTCCGGAAGTAAGGCGCGAACGAAGCACGAGCCCGCGACGCAATCAGCAGCACCGGGCGGCGACAGCGAGGAATCCTCGCTGGACGAGTTTCTCGAGCACGAGCTGCTCTGCTGGCTGAACGAGGACAAACCGATCGGGCAGGAGGTGGCCACGCTGCGGCCGGAACTGTACGGCGAGCTGCACCAGCTGCTCGGCGTCGCTACCGAGGCGGACAATCGGTGCGTCGAGGAGATACTGGCGGAAGCGGAACGGTTGATGCTGCAGGACGGTGGGTCGGAGCTGCCAGTCGCTGCCGGCGACCAGTCACCGGTCGGGTGGGGCGAACTGCTGCTCCCGCCGCCACcagcgccaccgccaccaatGACGACGAAGTGGGATGAGAACGGGCCGCCGTTCCATCGGCCCCAGCGGATCGCGAGTCCAGCTTGTGTGAAG GTGCTAGAATTAACCGGATCGGCCCATTGCAATGGCACTGGAGAGCGTAGACAGCAACCCGCGGAGCCGACCAAACTATCCAATAATCGGATACGGTCCCCGCCGGAGaactcaccaccaccaacaccaccaccaccagcacaacAACCATCAACTCCTACCACGCCCACACAGCGGCGACACATCGATCAACCGACAGCAATCAAAGCGAAGGTTAGGCTCGAGCGCATCGAACCGACGCACCACTCGAAACAGACGGCAACGGAGTCGTCGCCGGTCGTGCCGTACCGTGCCCGGCACACGTGCGACCGCTCCACGCAACCGTCACCGGACGACGCGCCGGACGATCGGTGCGCGAGCTGGGCCAAGGAGCGGCTGCTCGAGGGGCAAATAACCGAGCTGCAGGAGCGCCTGAAGGATACGGAGGAGCGGTACCACAGCCTGAAGCTCCAGTACGACACGCTGTCCCAGGTGCACCGGACGCTGCGCGAAAACTACGGCACGCTGCAGGAGGAAAGCGAAAAGCTGCAGTTCGACATCCAGCACCTGACCAAGTGTGCCGACGTGTTGCG ATCCGAGCTGCAATCCGCCCGCTGCGATCGGGATTCCGCCATCGAGCTGCAGAAAATACTGCAGTCCGAGCTGGACGAATCCCGCCGGGAGCGCAAAAAGCTGCAGGACGGCGGCGAGAAGGACACGAAAACGATACAGGACCTGCAGCGCCAGTGCCGCGAGATGGAGCGGATACTGATGCGCAAAAATCCCGACTCCATATCCGCCTTAATCG TGGCCAGCAAATCGCCGACGGGCAAGCCGGAACCGGACGGCTCGAACTCGACCACCTGCCGGCTGCTGGAGCAGCGGATCGCCCAGCTCGAGGCGGACGCGCGGAAGCAGGACGCGAAGGCGCAAGGTATACTGGCCGACGTGCAGGCCCGCTTTAACTCGGTGCAGGCAAAGTACGAAACGCACATAGCCGATCTCGAGATGCAGGTGCTCAGCCTGCAGGAGATCAACTCGAAGCTGAACGAGAAGATCATCCGCCAGATGGAGGAGCTGGCCAGCATCGGCAGCCATGCCGGCACCGTCAACGGCAGCACCGCTAGCTTTACGCAAACAGACGCAGCAGTGGAgggagaggaggaggaggaggaggagccgAGAGACCGCAAGCGCGAGGCTGCCAATGCTAAAGTACGCTCTATTTTAGTGCAGACGGATGTGACGGGAGAGGCGGCCACagcggcaacggcaacggtggtggtgccggCGGTGCGCCAACCGTCCGCCAAGCGGGCCCAGGCCCAGGGCAAGGAGGACGCCCATCTGCTCGCCACCATACGCGGCATGCGGGTCGATCTGGCCATCAAGGAGAAGGCGGTCCAGCGGCTGACGCGCGAGGTCGAGGAGTGCAAGAAGACGATCAAGAAGCTGCAGAAAAAGAAGGAACCCGGACCGGTCGGCGCGGGCaatggcggcggtggcggcggtggcggcggccggGGCGCCGACAGTAGTGGCCGGTCGCCGGTGAAGGTGCGCAGCAAGCCGGAGAGCGGTGGCGAGTGCGGTGCCGGTCCCGAGCCCGGTGCGCTCCGCGATGCGCAGTCCAAGGTGAagctgctcgagctggacTACAAGGCGCTGCAGGAGAAGCGGCTACAGGAC CTGAAAACGCTACAGGCCGCACACGAGAAGGAGCTGGCGTCCTGCCACGAATCGATACGCTTTCTGCAGCAGCGGCTGGCGGAAAGCGAggaggagctgctgctgcagcggaaGGACAGCAAGCACCGGCCGAACCACGGCACCGATTACTACGGACTGAAGGCAAAG CGAATGCGCCCACTGAAGCGGGCTGTTGCGCCGCGGGTCGGGAGGCTAGCGACCGCACGGTACGGTTGGCACCCGGCCGGCCGTACCAACACGTCCGGCAGATCGGCAGCAGCGCTGGTGCATCTGCTTGCGAATGAGTTTCACTGCACGAAATCGAAACTGTTGCTAGGCGACGACGGGCACAGACAATAA
- the LOC121600776 gene encoding carboxypeptidase B-like, with protein MNPIPVSRTVATFIVSLVLLQCGSTHKLPAETASANAAPDAPEQPSVRANDAPAQPVKYDGAQLWRIAYDDQPKKNAVAELQDRFDASMWNYNATSVDIFVRGQQLKKAECFLRAANIPYEVVIEDMQRAIDTENPSLEETELWENRNGHRMTWTAYHRLADIYDWMDYLAQTYPDLCSTKAIGKSVQGRELKVLRISNGNPTNRAIWMDGGIHAREWISPATVTYIANELVEDWDNQPDHLRNVDWYVLPVHNPDGYEHSHQYDRLWRKNRGGLQYGPCAGVDLNRNYGYKWGGQGTSKQPCSEIFAGSGPFSEPESKAVSEFMQSSAADWKGFLTFHSYGQYILYPWGYDRVVPPDHADLKRVGDAAAEQMLQASGGSRYTVGPSGSTLYPAAGGSDDWARGALNIKYAYTVELRDTGRYGFVLPANQIKPTGDEAVAFVDIIAQEVAKL; from the exons ATGAATCCCATTCCGGTCAGCCGCACGGTGGCTACGTTCATAGTTTCGTTAGTGCTGTTGCAATGTGGCAGCACCCACAAGCTTCCCGCAGAGACTGCAAGCGCCAACGCAGCGCCTGATGCGCCCGAGCAGCCCTCAGTGCGAGCCAACGACGCACCAGCACAACCGGTGAAGTACGATGGCGCTCAGCTGTGGCGCATCGCGTACGACGATCAACCGAAGAAGAACGCCGTCGCCGAGCTGCAGGATCGTTTCG ATGCATCCATGTGGAACTACAACGCCACCTCGGTGGACATTTTCGTGCGGGGCCAGCAGCTCAAGAAGGCGGAGTGCTTTCTCCGGGCGGCCAACATCCCGTACGAGGTCGTTATCGAGGACATGCAGCGAGCCATCGACACGGAAAACCCATCGTTAGAGGAGACGGAACTGTGGGAAAACCGTAACG GACACCGCATGACGTGGACGGCCTACCACCGCCTGGCGGACATCTACGACTGGATGGACTACCTAGCCCAAACCTACCCGGACCTGTGCAGCACGAAAGCGATCGGCAAGAGTGTGCAGGGCCGCGAGCTGAAGGTCCTGCGCATCTCGAACGGCAACCCGACCAACCGGGCGATCTGGATGGACGGTGGCATTCACGCGCGCGAATGGATCAGCCCGGCCACGGTCACGTACATCGCGAACGAGCTGGTCGAGGACTGGGACAACCAGCCCGACCATCTGCGCAACGTCGACTGGTACGTGCTGCCGGTGCACAATCCGGACGGGTACGAGCACTCGCACCAGTACGATCGGCTGTGGCGCAAAAACCGGGGCGGCCTGCAGTACGGGCCGTGCGCGGGCGTCGACCTGAACCGCAACTACGGCTACAAATGGGGCGGCCAGGGCACGTCCAAGCAGCCCTGCTCGGAGATCTTCGCCGGCTCCGGCCCGTTCTCCGAGCCGGAGTCGAAGGCGGTCAGCGAGTTTATGCAGTCGTCGGCGGCCGACTGGAAGGGCTTCCTCACCTTCCACAGCTACGGCCAGTACATCCTGTACCCGTGGGGGTACGATCGGGTCGTGCCGCCGGACCACGCCGACCTGAAGCGGGTCGGCGACGCAGCCGCGGAG caaaTGTTGCAAGCCAGCGGTGGCTCGCGGTACACGGTCGGGCCGTCCGGCAGCACGCTGTATCCGGCGGCCGGCGGGTCGGACGATTGGGCCCGCGGTGCCCTCAACATCAAGTACGCGTACACGGTCGAGTTGCGCGACACCGGCCGGTATGGGTTTGTCCTGCCCGCCAACCAGATCAAGCCGACCGGCGACGAAGCCGTCGCGTTCGTTGACATCATTGCGCAGGAGGTAGCCAAATTGTAA
- the LOC121600666 gene encoding uncharacterized protein K02A2.6-like: protein MQAVVRRSVPEISAKLYEMANFFGNNLERVISHGKHLDFIRTEEAERKPEGEEGNSAQSQDDRRALIRPVNAILSAKVPANRYKPYETKWSKMRDTGSRVQKNEERREGMRLCTKCGRTHGWGQCKAFRAKCFSCGRTGHFAEFCFAAKRNHNTMGMKQEAERVNQLITGKATSSGVISDPRIVNCVIGSVEFKFLVDSGATVNTVTKKGWERIKEECSTVIQDITLHPEEILKGYATHRPLEVICSFRAYVGVKDAGQDRQLAKFFVVNGTEISLLGFQTASQLKLLRIGLGLLKKEINCAELVGRKTSIDNSESGPGAADQWVKFPKIGGEPVKFRIDTSVIPKRIIRYNVPIAFEKAVNERLEDMERRQIIERADRRGSTISFVSPMVLVPKGQKDFRMVIDYREVNKAIVREPYPMPSLEKVWADIPHNGGKLFFTKLDLKDAYFHIELHEEVRHLTTFMTANGLMRFTRLPFGLSCAPELFQSVMEKLFADCKNLVVYMDDVLVYGRSLEELEKLVKEVKRVIEINHLTINEEKSLYNQEKVDFLGFTIDGRGILPTKEKISDILKFDRPKDVSEVRSFLGMITFISPFIKGFSHKTKPLRDLLSKKAKFEWKKEQQDAFEELKIATENDLIKRGYFDAKDKTILYTDASPWGLGAVLAQEGY, encoded by the exons ATGCAGGCGGTGGTACGGCGATCGGTTCCAGAAATATCTGCTAAGCTTTACGAAATGGCAAACTTTTTCGGTAACAATTTAGAACGGGTAATTAGCCATGGAAAACATCTCGATTTCATTCGCACGGAAGAGGCGGAGAGGAAGCCGGAAGGAGAAGAAGGGAACTCCGCGCAGAGTCAGGATGATCGACGAGCGTTGATAAGACCGGTGAATGCTATCCTTTCGGCGAAAGTTCCGGCTAATCGATATAAGCCTTACGAGACAAAGTGGAGTAAAATGCGAGATACTGGATCTCGAGTACAGAAGAATGAGGAAAGGCGTGAAGGAATGCGACTCTGTACGAAGTGCGGACGTACGCACGGTTGGGGCCAATGCAAAGCATTTCGCGCGAAATGTTTCTCTTGCGGAAGAACCGGCCATTTTGCCGAATTTTGCTTTGCAGCAAAAAGGAACCATAATACAATGGGAATGAAACAAGAAGCCGAGCGTGTCAACCAG ctgATAACTGGCAAGGCAACGTCATCTGGGGTGATAAGTGATCCGCGTATCGTGAATTGTGTTATAGGATCGGTGGAGTTTAAATTCTTGGTGGATTCGGGGGCGACAGTGAATACGGTAACTAAGAAAGGTTGGGAGAGGATCAAGGAAGAATGTAGTACGGTAATTCAAGACATTACATTGCACCCAGAAGAAATTTTGAAAGGATATGCTACTCATCGACCGTTAGAAGTGATATGTTCATTTCGGGCTTATGTGGGGGTGAAGGATGCTGGACAGGACAGGCAATTGGCCAAGTTTTTTGTAGTGAACGGTACAGAGATTTCACTTCTCGGTTTTCAAACGGCAAGTCAGTTAAAATTATTAAGGATAGGGCTAGGGCTGCTAAAGAAGGAGATAAATTGTGCCGAATTAGTTGGGAGAAAAACGAGCATCGACAACAGTGAATCGGGGCCAGGTGCGGCTGATCAGTGGGTCAAATTTCCGAAAATCGGTGGGGAGCCGGTAAAATTCCGAATAGACACATCAGTGATACCAAAGCGCATAATTAGATATAACGTCCCGATTGCGTTCGAGAAAGCAGTTAATGAAAGACTTGAAGATATGGAAAGAAGGCAGATTATAGAAAGGGCTGATAGGAGAGGTAGCACGATATCATTTGTATCACCAATGGTGCTAGTTCCGAAGGGTCAGAAGGATTTCAGAATGGTTATAGATTATCGGGAGGTGAACAAGGCAATAGTTCGTGAGCCCTATCCAATGCCGTCGCTTGAGAAAGTGTGGGCTGACATACCTCATAATggaggaaaattattttttacgaAACTAGACTTAAAGGATGCATATTTTCATATAGAACTTCACGAAGAGGTGCGCCATTTAACCACTTTTATGACGGCTAACGGTTTGATGCGATTCACGAGGTTGCCTTTTGGGTTGTCGTGTGCACCTGAGTTGTTTCAGAGTGTTATGGAGAAGTTATTTGCAGATTGTAAGAATTTAGTGGTATACATGGATGATGTTCTAGTTTATGGGCGATCTTTAGAGGAGTTAGAGAAATTAGTGAAGGAAGTAAAAAGAGTGATTGAGATAAATCACCTAACGATTAATGAAGAAAAATCGTTATATAATCAGGagaaagttgattttttgggTTTCACAATCGACGGACGAGGTATTCTCCCCACCAAAGAGAAGATTTCAGACATATTAAAGTTCGATAGACCAAAAGACGTGTCCGAGGTGCGGAGTTTTTTGGGCATGATAACATTTATAAGCCCATTCATAAAAGGATTTTCGCATAAGACTAAACCCTTACGGGATTTGTTatcgaaaaaagcaaaattcgaatggaaaaaagaacaacaggATGCGTTTGAGGAGCTAAAAATTGCAACAGAAAATGATTTGATTAAGAGAGGATATTTCGATGCAAAAGACAAAACCATTCTGTACACTGATGCGTCACCCTGGGGGTTAGGCGCTGTTTTAGCACAAGAAGGTTATTAG
- the LOC121600859 gene encoding uncharacterized protein LOC121600859: MCLVSSTDCSVVHEEKLCKPRKTKQHAFKPDNRFQQMLVEEQPKEESNEAIECLNEDNSIEFEEEEYLEKDETSSEVDQLKLHDSEPANLNKTVITTPELSPSIDERLEKLERAMSTVLAKLDILLDKTVIPVSMRRKRNDIGFQVVSSIEELSILESNLAQPDYFNEVSSWLEHNIWEITPENRMIEILDLIFQKNFDPL, translated from the exons ATGTGTTTGGTTTCATCAACGGATTGTAGTGTTGTGCACGAAGAAAAGTTATGCAAACCTAGAAAGACGAAGCAACATGCTTTCAAACCAGACAACAGATTTCAACAAATGTTAGTTGAGGAACAGCCAAAAGAAGAGAGTAACGAGGCCATAGAATGCTTGAATGAAGACAATTCAATAGAATTTGAGGAAGAGGAATATTTGGAAAAGGATGAAACTAGCAGTGAAGTTGACCAACTTAAACTACACGATTCGGAACCTGCAAATCTCA ACAAAACAGTGATTACCACACCTGAACTTTCTCCTAGTATTGACGAACGATTGGAAAAATTAGAAAGAGCAATGTCTACAGTTTTGGCGAAATTGGATATTCTTCTAGATAAAACAGTTATTCCGGTATCCATGCGTCGCAAGAGAAATGACATAGGATTTCAAGTGGTCAGTAGCATAGAAGAGCTGTCAATTTTAGAATCAAACTTGGCCCAACCAGATTATTTCAATGAAGTTTCGTCATGGTTAGAACATAACATATGGGAAATCACCCCCGAAAATAGGATGATAGAAATTTTGGAtctaatttttcaaaaaaattttgACCCTCTGTAG